The Capra hircus breed San Clemente chromosome 25, ASM170441v1, whole genome shotgun sequence genome has a window encoding:
- the GIGYF1 gene encoding PERQ amino acid-rich with GYF domain-containing protein 1 isoform X1 yields the protein MAAETLNFGPEWLRALSSGGSVASPPPSPAMPKYKLADYRYGREEMLALYVKESKVGAGRGAGPWLVERAQEHAYLPPDPQVPDELQDKEFAALLQEEPLQPLALEPLTEEEQRNFSLSVNSVAVLRLMGKGAGPPLGGASRGRGSTRSRGRGRGDSCFYQRSIEEGDGAFGRNPREIQRSQSWDDRGERRFEKSARRDGARSGFDEGGAGPRKEHARSDSENWRSLREEQEEEEEGSWRLGAGPRRDSDRWRSASPDGGPRSAGWREHGDRRRKFEFDLRGDRGGCGEEEGRGGGASSHLRRCRGPDGFDDDKDGLPEWCLDDEDEEMGTFDASGAFLPLKKGPKEPIPEEQELDFQGLEEEEEEPSEGLDEEGPEAGGKELTPLPPQEEKSSSPSPLPTLGPLWGANGEGDDLVEKDLPAAEGDDMRGMQLSPGAGSPPGPPDLEDDEGLKHLQQEAEKLVASLQDSSLEEEQFTAAIQAQGLRHSAAATALPLSHGAARKWFYKDPQGEIQGPFTTQEMAEWFQAGYFSMALLVKRGCDEGFQPLGEVIKMWGRVPFAPGPSPPPLLVSVPTLAWNREGRQEPGRGKRWVQSQTGAKPRGRCGLTQGNMDQERLKKQQELAAAALYQQLQHQQFLQLAGSSRQLPQCMLREKAALGDLPPPQQQQLTAFLQQLQALKPPRGGDQNLLPTMNRSLSVPDSGPLWDIHTSASPQSGGEASLWDIPINSSTQGPILEQLQLQHKFQERREVELRAKREEEERKRREEKRRQQQQQQEEQKRRQEEEELFRRKQVRQQELLLKLLQQQQAVATVPVPPAPSSPPPLWAGLAKQGLSMKTLLELQLEGERHLHKQPPPREPSRAQAPNHRVQVGGLGSAPLNQWVSEAGPLWGGPDKSGGSSSLGLWEDTLKSSGSLARSLGLKNSRSSPSLSDSYSHLSGRPVRKKTEEEEKLLKLLQGIPRPQDGFTQWCEQMLHTLSTTGSLDVPMAVAILKEVESPYDVHDYIRSCLGDTLEAKEFAKQFLERRAKQKASQQRQQQQQQEAWLSSGSLQTAFQTNHSTKLGPGEGSKAKRRALMLHSDPSILGYSLHGPSGEIESVDDY from the exons ATGGCAGCGGAGACCCTCAACTTTGGGCCTGAGTG GCTGAGGGCTCTTTCCAGTGGTGGCAGTGTGGCCTCCCCACCCCCGTCCCCTGCCATGCCCAAGTACAAGCTGGCCGACTATCGCTACGGGCGCGAGGAGATGCTGGCCCTCTATGTCAAGGAGAGCAAGGTAGGCGCAGGCAGGGGTGCGGGGCCCTGGCTGGTGGAGCGGGCCCAGGAGCACGCGTACCTCCCGCCCGATCCGCAGGTCCCTGACGAGCTGCAGGACAAGGAGTTTGCTGCCTTGCTGCAGGAGGAGCCGCTGCAGCCCCTCGCGCTGGAGCCGCTGACGGAGGAGGAGCAG AGAAACTTCTCCCTGTCAGTGAACAGCGTGGCCGTGCTGAGGCTGATGGGGAAAGGGGCTGGGCCCCCTCTAGGTGGCGCCTCCCGTGGCAGGGGCAGCACACGGAGCCGAG GCCGTGGCCGCGGTGACAGTTGCTTTTACCAAAGAAGCATTGAAGAAGGTGATGGGGCCTTTGGCCGAAACCCCCGGGAGATCCAGCGTAGCCAGAGTTGGGATGACAG AGGCGAGAGGCGGTTTGAGAAATCGGCCAGGAGGGATGGAG caCGCTCCGGGTTTGATGAGGGAGGGGCTGGCCCGAGGAAGGAGCATGCCCGCTCAGATAGCGAAAACTGGCGTTCTCTCCGAGAGGagcaagaggaagaagaggaaggcagCTGGAGActcggggcaggaccccggcgaGACAGTGACCGCTGGCGCTCCGCCAGCCCTG ATGGTGGCCCCCGCTCTGCTGGCTGGCGGGAACATGGGGACCGGCGTCGCAAGTTTGAATTTGATTTGCGAGGGGATCGAGGAGGGTGTGGTGAagaggaggggcggggtgggggggccagTTCTCACCTCCGGAGGTGCCGGGGGCCTGACGGCTTCGATGATGACAAGGATGGGCTCCCGGAGTGGTGCCTGGACGATGAGGACGAAGAAATGGGCACCTTCGATGCCTCCGGGGCCTTCCTCCCTCTCAAG AAGGGCCCGAAGGAGCCTATTCCTGAGGAGCAGGAGCTCGACTTCCAGggcctggaggaagaggaggaagaacctTCCGAAGGGCTGGACGAGGAGGGGCCGGAGGCGG GTGGGAAGGAACTGACCCCACTGCCTCCTCAGGAGGAGAAGTCCAGCTCCCCATCCCCACTGCCCACCTTGGGCCCACTCTGGGGAGCTAACGGGGAAGGCGATGACCTGGTGGAGAAAGACCTGCCTGCAGCTGAAG GAGATGACATGAGGGGAATGCAGCTAAGTCCTGGGGCGGGCTCACCCCCCGGCCCACCAGACCTGGAAGATGATGAAGGCTTGAAGCACCTGCAGCAg GAGGCGGAGAAGCTCGTGGCCTCCCTGCAGGacagctccctggaggaggagcagtTCACGGCCGCCATCCAGGCCCAGGGCCTGCGCCACTCTGCAGCCGCCACCGCCCTCCCCCTCAGCCACGGTGCAGCCCGGAAGTGGTTCTACAAGGACCCGCAGGGCGAGATCCAAG GCCCCTTCACGACCCAGGAGATGGCAGAGTGGTTCCAGGCGGGCTACTTCTCCATGGCTCTGCTGGTGAAGCGGGGCTGTGATGAGGGCTTCCAGCCTCTGGGTGAGGTGATCAAGATGTGGGGTCGCGTACCCTTCGCCCCCGGGCCCTCACCTCCCCCGCTGCTGGTGAGTGTACCCACTTTGGCGTGGaacagggaagggaggcaggagcCCGGCAGAGGGAAGCGGTGGGTGCAGAGCCAGACGGGGGCAAAGCCACGGGGACGCTGTGGCCTCACTCAGGGGAACATGGACCAGGAGCGGCTGAAGAAGCAACAGGAGCTGGCAGCAGCCGCCTTGTACCAGCAGCTGCAGCACCAGCAGTTTCTTCAGCTGGCCGGCAG CAGCCGCCAGCTCCCGCAGTGCATGCTCCGGGAAAAGGCAGCTCTGGGAGACCTGCCGccaccacagcagcagcagctcaccgCGTTCCTGCAGCAGCTCCAAGCTCTCAAACCCCCCAG GGGTGGGGACCAGAACTTGCTCCCGACGATGAACCGGTCCTTGTCGGTGCCAGACTCGGGTCCCCTCTGGGACATACATACCTCAGCCTCACCACAGTCAG GTGGTGAGGCCAGTCTTTGGGACATACCAATTAACTCTTCGACTCAGGGTCCAATTCTAGAACAACTCCAGCTGCAACACAAA TTCCAGGAGCGCAGAGAAGTGGAGCTCAGGGCGAagcgggaggaggaggagcgcAAGCGCCGGGAGGAGAAGCgccgccagcagcagcagcagcaggaggagcagAAGCGgcggcaggaggaagaggagctgTTCCGGCGCAAGCAG GTGCGGCAGCAGGAGCTGTTGCTGAAGCTGCTGCAGCAGCAACAGGCGGTAGCCACTGTCCCCGTGCCTCCTGCGCCCAGTTCCCCGCCCCCGCTGTGGGCCGGCCTGGCCAAGCAGGGCCTGTCCATGAAGACGCTGCTGGAGCTGCAGCTGGAGGGCGAGCGGCACCTGCACAAGCAGCCCCCGCCTCGGGAGCCATCGCGGGCTCAGGCCCCCAACCACCGCGTG CAGGTCGGGGGCCTGGGCTCCGCCCCCCTGAACCAGTGGGTATCTGAGGCCGGGCCACTGTGGGGCGGGCCCGACAAGAGTGGGGGCAGCAGCAGCCTGGGACTCTGGGAAGACACCCTCAAGAGCAGCGGGAGCCTGGCCCGGAGCCTGGGCCTGAAGAACAGCCGCAGCAGCCCCTCTCTCAG TGACTCGTACAGCCACTTGTCTGGTCGGCCTGTGCGCAAAaagacagaggaggaagagaagctgCTGAAGCTGCTGCAGGGCATCCCCCGGCCCCAGGATGGCTTCACCCAGTGGTGTGAGCAGATGCTGCACACGCTGAGCACCACGGGCAGCCTGGACG TGCCCATGGCTGTAGCGATCCTCAAGGAGGTGGAATCCCCCTATGACGTCCACGACTATATCCGTTCCTGCCTGGGGGACACGCTGGAAGCCAAAGAATTTGCCAAACAATTCCTGGAGCGGAGGGCCAAGCAGAAGGCCAgccagcagcggcagcagcagcagcagcag GAGGCTTGGCTGAGCAGCGGCTCCCTGCAGACAGCCTTTCAGACCAACCACAGCACCAAGCTCGGCCCCGGGGAGGGCAGCAAGGCCAAGAGACGGGCGCTGATGCTGCACTCAGACCCCAGCATCTTGG GGTACTCCCTGCACGGACCTTCTGGTGAGATCGAGAGCGTGGATGACTACTGA
- the GIGYF1 gene encoding PERQ amino acid-rich with GYF domain-containing protein 1 isoform X3: MAAETLNFGPEWLRALSSGGSVASPPPSPAMPKYKLADYRYGREEMLALYVKESKVGAGRGAGPWLVERAQEHAYLPPDPQVPDELQDKEFAALLQEEPLQPLALEPLTEEEQRNFSLSVNSVAVLRLMGKGAGPPLGGASRGRGSTRSRGRGRGDSCFYQRSIEEGDGAFGRNPREIQRSQSWDDRGERRFEKSARRDGARSGFDEGGAGPRKEHARSDSENWRSLREEQEEEEEGSWRLGAGPRRDSDRWRSASPDGGPRSAGWREHGDRRRKFEFDLRGDRGGCGEEEGRGGGASSHLRRCRGPDGFDDDKDGLPEWCLDDEDEEMGTFDASGAFLPLKKGPKEPIPEEQELDFQGLEEEEEEPSEGLDEEGPEAGGKELTPLPPQEEKSSSPSPLPTLGPLWGANGEGDDLVEKDLPAAEGDDMRGMQLSPGAGSPPGPPDLEDDEGLKHLQQEAEKLVASLQDSSLEEEQFTAAIQAQGLRHSAAATALPLSHGAARKWFYKDPQGEIQGPFTTQEMAEWFQAGYFSMALLVKRGCDEGFQPLGEVIKMWGRVPFAPGPSPPPLLVSVPTLAWNREGRQEPGRGKRWVQSQTGAKPRGRCGLTQGNMDQERLKKQQELAAAALYQQLQHQQFLQLAGSSRQLPQCMLREKAALGDLPPPQQQQLTAFLQQLQALKPPRGGDQNLLPTMNRSLSVPDSGPLWDIHTSASPQSGGEASLWDIPINSSTQGPILEQLQLQHKFQERREVELRAKREEEERKRREEKRRQQQQQQEEQKRRQEEEELFRRKQVRQQELLLKLLQQQQAVATVPVPPAPSSPPPLWAGLAKQGLSMKTLLELQLEGERHLHKQPPPREPSRAQAPNHRVQVGGLGSAPLNQWVSEAGPLWGGPDKSGGSSSLGLWEDTLKSSGSLARSLGLKNSRSSPSLSHLSGRPVRKKTEEEEKLLKLLQGIPRPQDGFTQWCEQMLHTLSTTGSLDVPMAVAILKEVESPYDVHDYIRSCLGDTLEAKEFAKQFLERRAKQKASQQRQQQQQQEAWLSSGSLQTAFQTNHSTKLGPGEGSKAKRRALMLHSDPSILGYSLHGPSGEIESVDDY; this comes from the exons ATGGCAGCGGAGACCCTCAACTTTGGGCCTGAGTG GCTGAGGGCTCTTTCCAGTGGTGGCAGTGTGGCCTCCCCACCCCCGTCCCCTGCCATGCCCAAGTACAAGCTGGCCGACTATCGCTACGGGCGCGAGGAGATGCTGGCCCTCTATGTCAAGGAGAGCAAGGTAGGCGCAGGCAGGGGTGCGGGGCCCTGGCTGGTGGAGCGGGCCCAGGAGCACGCGTACCTCCCGCCCGATCCGCAGGTCCCTGACGAGCTGCAGGACAAGGAGTTTGCTGCCTTGCTGCAGGAGGAGCCGCTGCAGCCCCTCGCGCTGGAGCCGCTGACGGAGGAGGAGCAG AGAAACTTCTCCCTGTCAGTGAACAGCGTGGCCGTGCTGAGGCTGATGGGGAAAGGGGCTGGGCCCCCTCTAGGTGGCGCCTCCCGTGGCAGGGGCAGCACACGGAGCCGAG GCCGTGGCCGCGGTGACAGTTGCTTTTACCAAAGAAGCATTGAAGAAGGTGATGGGGCCTTTGGCCGAAACCCCCGGGAGATCCAGCGTAGCCAGAGTTGGGATGACAG AGGCGAGAGGCGGTTTGAGAAATCGGCCAGGAGGGATGGAG caCGCTCCGGGTTTGATGAGGGAGGGGCTGGCCCGAGGAAGGAGCATGCCCGCTCAGATAGCGAAAACTGGCGTTCTCTCCGAGAGGagcaagaggaagaagaggaaggcagCTGGAGActcggggcaggaccccggcgaGACAGTGACCGCTGGCGCTCCGCCAGCCCTG ATGGTGGCCCCCGCTCTGCTGGCTGGCGGGAACATGGGGACCGGCGTCGCAAGTTTGAATTTGATTTGCGAGGGGATCGAGGAGGGTGTGGTGAagaggaggggcggggtgggggggccagTTCTCACCTCCGGAGGTGCCGGGGGCCTGACGGCTTCGATGATGACAAGGATGGGCTCCCGGAGTGGTGCCTGGACGATGAGGACGAAGAAATGGGCACCTTCGATGCCTCCGGGGCCTTCCTCCCTCTCAAG AAGGGCCCGAAGGAGCCTATTCCTGAGGAGCAGGAGCTCGACTTCCAGggcctggaggaagaggaggaagaacctTCCGAAGGGCTGGACGAGGAGGGGCCGGAGGCGG GTGGGAAGGAACTGACCCCACTGCCTCCTCAGGAGGAGAAGTCCAGCTCCCCATCCCCACTGCCCACCTTGGGCCCACTCTGGGGAGCTAACGGGGAAGGCGATGACCTGGTGGAGAAAGACCTGCCTGCAGCTGAAG GAGATGACATGAGGGGAATGCAGCTAAGTCCTGGGGCGGGCTCACCCCCCGGCCCACCAGACCTGGAAGATGATGAAGGCTTGAAGCACCTGCAGCAg GAGGCGGAGAAGCTCGTGGCCTCCCTGCAGGacagctccctggaggaggagcagtTCACGGCCGCCATCCAGGCCCAGGGCCTGCGCCACTCTGCAGCCGCCACCGCCCTCCCCCTCAGCCACGGTGCAGCCCGGAAGTGGTTCTACAAGGACCCGCAGGGCGAGATCCAAG GCCCCTTCACGACCCAGGAGATGGCAGAGTGGTTCCAGGCGGGCTACTTCTCCATGGCTCTGCTGGTGAAGCGGGGCTGTGATGAGGGCTTCCAGCCTCTGGGTGAGGTGATCAAGATGTGGGGTCGCGTACCCTTCGCCCCCGGGCCCTCACCTCCCCCGCTGCTGGTGAGTGTACCCACTTTGGCGTGGaacagggaagggaggcaggagcCCGGCAGAGGGAAGCGGTGGGTGCAGAGCCAGACGGGGGCAAAGCCACGGGGACGCTGTGGCCTCACTCAGGGGAACATGGACCAGGAGCGGCTGAAGAAGCAACAGGAGCTGGCAGCAGCCGCCTTGTACCAGCAGCTGCAGCACCAGCAGTTTCTTCAGCTGGCCGGCAG CAGCCGCCAGCTCCCGCAGTGCATGCTCCGGGAAAAGGCAGCTCTGGGAGACCTGCCGccaccacagcagcagcagctcaccgCGTTCCTGCAGCAGCTCCAAGCTCTCAAACCCCCCAG GGGTGGGGACCAGAACTTGCTCCCGACGATGAACCGGTCCTTGTCGGTGCCAGACTCGGGTCCCCTCTGGGACATACATACCTCAGCCTCACCACAGTCAG GTGGTGAGGCCAGTCTTTGGGACATACCAATTAACTCTTCGACTCAGGGTCCAATTCTAGAACAACTCCAGCTGCAACACAAA TTCCAGGAGCGCAGAGAAGTGGAGCTCAGGGCGAagcgggaggaggaggagcgcAAGCGCCGGGAGGAGAAGCgccgccagcagcagcagcagcaggaggagcagAAGCGgcggcaggaggaagaggagctgTTCCGGCGCAAGCAG GTGCGGCAGCAGGAGCTGTTGCTGAAGCTGCTGCAGCAGCAACAGGCGGTAGCCACTGTCCCCGTGCCTCCTGCGCCCAGTTCCCCGCCCCCGCTGTGGGCCGGCCTGGCCAAGCAGGGCCTGTCCATGAAGACGCTGCTGGAGCTGCAGCTGGAGGGCGAGCGGCACCTGCACAAGCAGCCCCCGCCTCGGGAGCCATCGCGGGCTCAGGCCCCCAACCACCGCGTG CAGGTCGGGGGCCTGGGCTCCGCCCCCCTGAACCAGTGGGTATCTGAGGCCGGGCCACTGTGGGGCGGGCCCGACAAGAGTGGGGGCAGCAGCAGCCTGGGACTCTGGGAAGACACCCTCAAGAGCAGCGGGAGCCTGGCCCGGAGCCTGGGCCTGAAGAACAGCCGCAGCAGCCCCTCTCTCAG CCACTTGTCTGGTCGGCCTGTGCGCAAAaagacagaggaggaagagaagctgCTGAAGCTGCTGCAGGGCATCCCCCGGCCCCAGGATGGCTTCACCCAGTGGTGTGAGCAGATGCTGCACACGCTGAGCACCACGGGCAGCCTGGACG TGCCCATGGCTGTAGCGATCCTCAAGGAGGTGGAATCCCCCTATGACGTCCACGACTATATCCGTTCCTGCCTGGGGGACACGCTGGAAGCCAAAGAATTTGCCAAACAATTCCTGGAGCGGAGGGCCAAGCAGAAGGCCAgccagcagcggcagcagcagcagcagcag GAGGCTTGGCTGAGCAGCGGCTCCCTGCAGACAGCCTTTCAGACCAACCACAGCACCAAGCTCGGCCCCGGGGAGGGCAGCAAGGCCAAGAGACGGGCGCTGATGCTGCACTCAGACCCCAGCATCTTGG GGTACTCCCTGCACGGACCTTCTGGTGAGATCGAGAGCGTGGATGACTACTGA
- the GIGYF1 gene encoding PERQ amino acid-rich with GYF domain-containing protein 1 isoform X2, translating into MAAETLNFGPEWLRALSSGGSVASPPPSPAMPKYKLADYRYGREEMLALYVKESKVGAGRGAGPWLVERAQEHAYLPPDPQVPDELQDKEFAALLQEEPLQPLALEPLTEEEQRNFSLSVNSVAVLRLMGKGAGPPLGGASRGRGSTRSRGRGRGDSCFYQRSIEEGDGAFGRNPREIQRSQSWDDRGERRFEKSARRDGARSGFDEGGAGPRKEHARSDSENWRSLREEQEEEEEGSWRLGAGPRRDSDRWRSASPDGGPRSAGWREHGDRRRKFEFDLRGDRGGCGEEEGRGGGASSHLRRCRGPDGFDDDKDGLPEWCLDDEDEEMGTFDASGAFLPLKKGPKEPIPEEQELDFQGLEEEEEEPSEGLDEEGPEAGGKELTPLPPQEEKSSSPSPLPTLGPLWGANGEGDDLVEKDLPAAEGDDMRGMQLSPGAGSPPGPPDLEDDEGLKHLQQEAEKLVASLQDSSLEEEQFTAAIQAQGLRHSAAATALPLSHGAARKWFYKDPQGEIQGPFTTQEMAEWFQAGYFSMALLVKRGCDEGFQPLGEVIKMWGRVPFAPGPSPPPLLVSVPTLAWNREGRQEPGRGKRWVQSQTGAKPRGRCGLTQGNMDQERLKKQQELAAAALYQQLQHQQFLQLAGSRQLPQCMLREKAALGDLPPPQQQQLTAFLQQLQALKPPRGGDQNLLPTMNRSLSVPDSGPLWDIHTSASPQSGGEASLWDIPINSSTQGPILEQLQLQHKFQERREVELRAKREEEERKRREEKRRQQQQQQEEQKRRQEEEELFRRKQVRQQELLLKLLQQQQAVATVPVPPAPSSPPPLWAGLAKQGLSMKTLLELQLEGERHLHKQPPPREPSRAQAPNHRVQVGGLGSAPLNQWVSEAGPLWGGPDKSGGSSSLGLWEDTLKSSGSLARSLGLKNSRSSPSLSDSYSHLSGRPVRKKTEEEEKLLKLLQGIPRPQDGFTQWCEQMLHTLSTTGSLDVPMAVAILKEVESPYDVHDYIRSCLGDTLEAKEFAKQFLERRAKQKASQQRQQQQQQEAWLSSGSLQTAFQTNHSTKLGPGEGSKAKRRALMLHSDPSILGYSLHGPSGEIESVDDY; encoded by the exons ATGGCAGCGGAGACCCTCAACTTTGGGCCTGAGTG GCTGAGGGCTCTTTCCAGTGGTGGCAGTGTGGCCTCCCCACCCCCGTCCCCTGCCATGCCCAAGTACAAGCTGGCCGACTATCGCTACGGGCGCGAGGAGATGCTGGCCCTCTATGTCAAGGAGAGCAAGGTAGGCGCAGGCAGGGGTGCGGGGCCCTGGCTGGTGGAGCGGGCCCAGGAGCACGCGTACCTCCCGCCCGATCCGCAGGTCCCTGACGAGCTGCAGGACAAGGAGTTTGCTGCCTTGCTGCAGGAGGAGCCGCTGCAGCCCCTCGCGCTGGAGCCGCTGACGGAGGAGGAGCAG AGAAACTTCTCCCTGTCAGTGAACAGCGTGGCCGTGCTGAGGCTGATGGGGAAAGGGGCTGGGCCCCCTCTAGGTGGCGCCTCCCGTGGCAGGGGCAGCACACGGAGCCGAG GCCGTGGCCGCGGTGACAGTTGCTTTTACCAAAGAAGCATTGAAGAAGGTGATGGGGCCTTTGGCCGAAACCCCCGGGAGATCCAGCGTAGCCAGAGTTGGGATGACAG AGGCGAGAGGCGGTTTGAGAAATCGGCCAGGAGGGATGGAG caCGCTCCGGGTTTGATGAGGGAGGGGCTGGCCCGAGGAAGGAGCATGCCCGCTCAGATAGCGAAAACTGGCGTTCTCTCCGAGAGGagcaagaggaagaagaggaaggcagCTGGAGActcggggcaggaccccggcgaGACAGTGACCGCTGGCGCTCCGCCAGCCCTG ATGGTGGCCCCCGCTCTGCTGGCTGGCGGGAACATGGGGACCGGCGTCGCAAGTTTGAATTTGATTTGCGAGGGGATCGAGGAGGGTGTGGTGAagaggaggggcggggtgggggggccagTTCTCACCTCCGGAGGTGCCGGGGGCCTGACGGCTTCGATGATGACAAGGATGGGCTCCCGGAGTGGTGCCTGGACGATGAGGACGAAGAAATGGGCACCTTCGATGCCTCCGGGGCCTTCCTCCCTCTCAAG AAGGGCCCGAAGGAGCCTATTCCTGAGGAGCAGGAGCTCGACTTCCAGggcctggaggaagaggaggaagaacctTCCGAAGGGCTGGACGAGGAGGGGCCGGAGGCGG GTGGGAAGGAACTGACCCCACTGCCTCCTCAGGAGGAGAAGTCCAGCTCCCCATCCCCACTGCCCACCTTGGGCCCACTCTGGGGAGCTAACGGGGAAGGCGATGACCTGGTGGAGAAAGACCTGCCTGCAGCTGAAG GAGATGACATGAGGGGAATGCAGCTAAGTCCTGGGGCGGGCTCACCCCCCGGCCCACCAGACCTGGAAGATGATGAAGGCTTGAAGCACCTGCAGCAg GAGGCGGAGAAGCTCGTGGCCTCCCTGCAGGacagctccctggaggaggagcagtTCACGGCCGCCATCCAGGCCCAGGGCCTGCGCCACTCTGCAGCCGCCACCGCCCTCCCCCTCAGCCACGGTGCAGCCCGGAAGTGGTTCTACAAGGACCCGCAGGGCGAGATCCAAG GCCCCTTCACGACCCAGGAGATGGCAGAGTGGTTCCAGGCGGGCTACTTCTCCATGGCTCTGCTGGTGAAGCGGGGCTGTGATGAGGGCTTCCAGCCTCTGGGTGAGGTGATCAAGATGTGGGGTCGCGTACCCTTCGCCCCCGGGCCCTCACCTCCCCCGCTGCTGGTGAGTGTACCCACTTTGGCGTGGaacagggaagggaggcaggagcCCGGCAGAGGGAAGCGGTGGGTGCAGAGCCAGACGGGGGCAAAGCCACGGGGACGCTGTGGCCTCACTCAGGGGAACATGGACCAGGAGCGGCTGAAGAAGCAACAGGAGCTGGCAGCAGCCGCCTTGTACCAGCAGCTGCAGCACCAGCAGTTTCTTCAGCTGGCCGGCAG CCGCCAGCTCCCGCAGTGCATGCTCCGGGAAAAGGCAGCTCTGGGAGACCTGCCGccaccacagcagcagcagctcaccgCGTTCCTGCAGCAGCTCCAAGCTCTCAAACCCCCCAG GGGTGGGGACCAGAACTTGCTCCCGACGATGAACCGGTCCTTGTCGGTGCCAGACTCGGGTCCCCTCTGGGACATACATACCTCAGCCTCACCACAGTCAG GTGGTGAGGCCAGTCTTTGGGACATACCAATTAACTCTTCGACTCAGGGTCCAATTCTAGAACAACTCCAGCTGCAACACAAA TTCCAGGAGCGCAGAGAAGTGGAGCTCAGGGCGAagcgggaggaggaggagcgcAAGCGCCGGGAGGAGAAGCgccgccagcagcagcagcagcaggaggagcagAAGCGgcggcaggaggaagaggagctgTTCCGGCGCAAGCAG GTGCGGCAGCAGGAGCTGTTGCTGAAGCTGCTGCAGCAGCAACAGGCGGTAGCCACTGTCCCCGTGCCTCCTGCGCCCAGTTCCCCGCCCCCGCTGTGGGCCGGCCTGGCCAAGCAGGGCCTGTCCATGAAGACGCTGCTGGAGCTGCAGCTGGAGGGCGAGCGGCACCTGCACAAGCAGCCCCCGCCTCGGGAGCCATCGCGGGCTCAGGCCCCCAACCACCGCGTG CAGGTCGGGGGCCTGGGCTCCGCCCCCCTGAACCAGTGGGTATCTGAGGCCGGGCCACTGTGGGGCGGGCCCGACAAGAGTGGGGGCAGCAGCAGCCTGGGACTCTGGGAAGACACCCTCAAGAGCAGCGGGAGCCTGGCCCGGAGCCTGGGCCTGAAGAACAGCCGCAGCAGCCCCTCTCTCAG TGACTCGTACAGCCACTTGTCTGGTCGGCCTGTGCGCAAAaagacagaggaggaagagaagctgCTGAAGCTGCTGCAGGGCATCCCCCGGCCCCAGGATGGCTTCACCCAGTGGTGTGAGCAGATGCTGCACACGCTGAGCACCACGGGCAGCCTGGACG TGCCCATGGCTGTAGCGATCCTCAAGGAGGTGGAATCCCCCTATGACGTCCACGACTATATCCGTTCCTGCCTGGGGGACACGCTGGAAGCCAAAGAATTTGCCAAACAATTCCTGGAGCGGAGGGCCAAGCAGAAGGCCAgccagcagcggcagcagcagcagcagcag GAGGCTTGGCTGAGCAGCGGCTCCCTGCAGACAGCCTTTCAGACCAACCACAGCACCAAGCTCGGCCCCGGGGAGGGCAGCAAGGCCAAGAGACGGGCGCTGATGCTGCACTCAGACCCCAGCATCTTGG GGTACTCCCTGCACGGACCTTCTGGTGAGATCGAGAGCGTGGATGACTACTGA